The Kordia sp. SMS9 DNA window ATATGAAAACCAATACGATTGATAAAATTCCGTTACAAGGCAATACCGCAGTAACGGCTGCATCTTTCGATAAGAAACAACAGTTGTTATACATAAGTCAACAAAACAGTGCTACCATTTATAACTTACAAACAAAAACATCTAAAAATAGTGTTGTGTTTGTAAACAGTCGTACCATTTCGTACTTAGATGCCAATACATACTTCTTTACCAATTATCGTGGCGCAATGAAAGTAAAAGACGATAAAGAAGTATTGCGTATAGGAAAGTTACGCGCGTATTTAGGTTTTTATGACAGTAGTAGTAAAAATAGTTATGTTTCGTATGTAGACGATTTAATGAAGTACGACTCCGAGTTCAACGGAAAAAAAATTCGTTACCAAGGAAAAGGAATCAACGCTACGGGAATTACAAGAACCGACAACGGAATTATTTGGGTTTCTACCTTTAAAGATGGTATATACGGAATTAAAAATGATAGCATCATTGCAAGTTACACTACTAAAAACGGCTTGGTTTCTAACTTTACACAAAAAATAAAAGGCTACAAAAATGAACTTTGGATCGTTACGAACAAAGGAATTCAATTATTAGACATTGAAACGAAAACACTTAAAACGTTGACAAAAAGTGATGGAATTAGCACCTATCTAATCAGTGGAATTATTCCTTTTAAAAACAATGTGGTCTTCGCAACCAACAAAGGGATATTTTCAATTGATCGCAAAACGGTATTCAACAGAAGAGCCAAACCCGAAATTTACTTTACAGGCATTCAAATTAATGAAAAAGACACCTTACTGCAAGAAATGTATGAATTGCCACATTCTCAAAATGCTGTAAAACTAAGCTTCAATTCAAACGGTTTTCGATCTAAAGAACACATTCGTTACAAAAGTAGATTGCTGGGCTTTAATGACGATTGGATTCCTGTTGACGAAGGAATCGACTTTGTCAAATACAACAGTTTGCCTGTCGGAAACTACACGTTTCAAGTAAAAGCGACGTCTAGCTCTTTGGCAGGCGAATCGGAAGTGGCTTCCATCAACATAGCCATCAAAAGCCCATTTTGGAAACGCCCTTTGTTTGTATTAAGTGCGGTGCTTGCAAGTTTATTTCTTGTCATTATTTACTACAGAAACCTTCTAAAAAAGCGCGAAAAACAAAAAAACAAAGAACTCGAAAAATTGGAGCAAGAGCGCGAATTGGTATTTCTAAAACTAGAAAACTTACGCTCACAAATGAATCCGCATTTTATCTTCAATGCGTTGAATTCGATTCAAGAATACATCATTCTCAACAAAAAAAACCTAGCTAGTGATTACTTGGGGAAATTTGCCGATTTAATTCGTACCTATCTCAATCATAGTAACAAAGGTGTCATTTCTTTGCAAGATGAAATTGATTGCTTGGAAATGTATTTAGAATTGGAAGAATTACGCTTTGAAGACAAACTCAACTATACCATTCAAATAGACAAAGAAGTAGATCCAGAAGCGATTTCGATTCCTACAATGCTCATTCAGCCGTATGTTGAAAATGCACTAAAACACGGTTTATTACACAAAAAAGACAACAGAGAATTACGTGTTACGCTTGAAGCATCTCACAAAAACGACACCATTACCTGTGTTATTGAAGACAATGGCGTTGGACGCGAAAAAGCATTGGCAATCAAGTTGAAAAAAGACAAAATGCACAAATCGTTTGGAACACAAGCCACACAAGATCGCTTGGACTTACTCAATTACGGAAAAGAAAAGCAAATAGGCGTTTCCATTGAAGATTTACACGATCAAACAACACAACAACCAAAAGGAACAAAGGTGATCATCACAATTCCAATCACAAAAATAAAAAGCAAGCGATGAAAGTAATAATCATAGATGACGAACGAAAAGCAAGAAGCTTACTGCATGTTTTAATAGATGAAAACTGTCCTAAAATCACAGAAATATTTGAAGCAGAAGACTTGCTTTCGGGTGTGGAACTCATCAAAAAAGAACAACCACAAATTGTATTTCTCGACATAGAAATGCCAGAACACTCTGGGTTGGAAATTATGAACTTTCTTGACAAAGAAACGCTCAACTTCGAAATCATCTTTACAACGGCGTATAGCGAATATGCCATCAAAGCATTTCAACTTTCTGCTATTGATTACTTGCTAAAACCAGTGCGCGCTACACAAATACAAGAAGCGGTGGAAAAAGCACTCAAACACATTGGGAAATCACAAATAAATCACAAGCTAGAAGAACTCAAAAAAAGTCTGGCTTCGTCCAATTTCAATAAAATCGGATTGCCGTTTTCGGATGGTTTCAAATTTGTAAACTTCAACGAAATCATCTTGCTAGAAGCAGACGGCATGTACACAAAAATTACCACAATCAACGAATCGGAAATCTTAGTCAGCAAACCACTCAAACACTTTGTATCTTTACTCGAAAACATAAAAGCCTTCTACAAACCACATCGTTCGTATCTTATCAATCTCAAATACATCAAAGAATACATCAAAAAAGATGGCGGTTACATTGTGATGGACAACAACGAAACAGTTTCGATCTCTAAAGACAAAAAAGAAGAATTTCTAGCCATTGTTCAAAACATAGGATAATTTATTTTGAAAGAAAAAACACCGACAAACGCTCGATAAATCCGCGAAAAACCATTCTCAAAAAATACTAAAAAACGTTTAGCAGTTCAAAAAGCACTTTCAGAAGATGAAATAACATATATACAAGTAGCGAGATACTTTTGCCTTTGTAAACTATAAACTATATACCTAATGAAGACAAAAGTATTTTCCCTATTTCTCTTTGTGTTTAGTATTTCGCATGCGCAAGTTCCTATTAGCGGACTTACGCATGAATACCTCTTTACAAATGGAAGTTACAACACTACTGTGGGTTCTGATAATTTAACGCAATCTGGTGGAACCATAACCACAGTAGCCGATCGTAATGGCGCGCCTGTAAATGCACTAGCACTCAACAACTCATTTCTATTTACACCACAACTCGCTTCTGGTTTTAGAGTTTCGGTTAGCTTTTGGATCAAAACAAATACAAACGATACTTTTGATCGTGCCATCATTGATTATCACGAACGTGTAGCAAGAATTCCAACAGGTACGGAAACAGGTTTTTTTCTAACCTTAGATGAAGGGAAAATTGATTTGACAGCAAACTATCAATATGGATATAACTTCATGCAAGTTTCCGAAACGACTTTCTTTACAGGAACACATGGTTTTCGAAGCAATGCTTCTGTTGGAGATAATAACTGGCATCACATCACACTCACCATAGATACTGGCGCTTCAGGCGGAAACATCTTCTATCAATACAACTTATACATTGATGGCGTTTTAGACAATACATTAACAAGAACAAGTACGCCACCTGCACAAGCAGGACAAATATACGCCATACTATTTCCGAATGAACGTGTAACTATAGGAAACAACAAAAATGGGAACCTAATTGCCGATCGTGTATACGGAGATGCTATTGATGACATTCGTTGGTACAACAGAACACTAAATCTGTCAGAAGTAAACCAGCTTCTCAATGATGCGGATAGCTGTATTCCAACACAACTTACCGCAACAAACATACAATCGAGTACAGTTGATTTGTCTTGGACCGCAATACCCGATCAAACCGCTTGGGATGTTTCATACACAACACCTGGCGGCGATCCAAGTACGGGAACAATTGTTTCCAATGTAGGTGCAAGTCCGTATACGCTTTCAGGGTTGCAACCGACAACGGCGTATG harbors:
- a CDS encoding histidine kinase codes for the protein MIKNLIHLFALLVFCSVYGQHPIYTQFSEKDDLPDIEFYNMMEDSQGFMWLAADRGFYRYDGNQFKLFTNKEKRGLSVFEPKEDHLGRVWCCNITGQFFYVENDKLVTFIDLGKKIRWQLGSFLVTKKYLIVFTVQDVYKISLETKKIEKSVNLTSRSLGNPYQFEDKIYVTANNSILLLDLELNVLNKITSEIIEDDLANRVVGKTTISGYKGRMYLNFTDSSKQSNLYIFDINSGQYDKVILEEELQKSHIVSISFYEDIMFFCTYSGLWLYEVQTDGSIRYKNRYFKNQYASKIHVDKSKNYWVTTLRNGVFVIPNIHNYTYDFPNGIEDFKCIEKINEDVFFYGTSDGKAGFYNMKTNTIDKIPLQGNTAVTAASFDKKQQLLYISQQNSATIYNLQTKTSKNSVVFVNSRTISYLDANTYFFTNYRGAMKVKDDKEVLRIGKLRAYLGFYDSSSKNSYVSYVDDLMKYDSEFNGKKIRYQGKGINATGITRTDNGIIWVSTFKDGIYGIKNDSIIASYTTKNGLVSNFTQKIKGYKNELWIVTNKGIQLLDIETKTLKTLTKSDGISTYLISGIIPFKNNVVFATNKGIFSIDRKTVFNRRAKPEIYFTGIQINEKDTLLQEMYELPHSQNAVKLSFNSNGFRSKEHIRYKSRLLGFNDDWIPVDEGIDFVKYNSLPVGNYTFQVKATSSSLAGESEVASINIAIKSPFWKRPLFVLSAVLASLFLVIIYYRNLLKKREKQKNKELEKLEQERELVFLKLENLRSQMNPHFIFNALNSIQEYIILNKKNLASDYLGKFADLIRTYLNHSNKGVISLQDEIDCLEMYLELEELRFEDKLNYTIQIDKEVDPEAISIPTMLIQPYVENALKHGLLHKKDNRELRVTLEASHKNDTITCVIEDNGVGREKALAIKLKKDKMHKSFGTQATQDRLDLLNYGKEKQIGVSIEDLHDQTTQQPKGTKVIITIPITKIKSKR
- a CDS encoding LytTR family DNA-binding domain-containing protein, which codes for MKVIIIDDERKARSLLHVLIDENCPKITEIFEAEDLLSGVELIKKEQPQIVFLDIEMPEHSGLEIMNFLDKETLNFEIIFTTAYSEYAIKAFQLSAIDYLLKPVRATQIQEAVEKALKHIGKSQINHKLEELKKSLASSNFNKIGLPFSDGFKFVNFNEIILLEADGMYTKITTINESEILVSKPLKHFVSLLENIKAFYKPHRSYLINLKYIKEYIKKDGGYIVMDNNETVSISKDKKEEFLAIVQNIG